From Strongyloides ratti genome assembly S_ratti_ED321, scaffold srae_chrx_scaffold0000002:
GTTGCAACGTATCCCGTCATTTCTGATTCTGTATGTCTAGCTAAACCAAAATCAAGAATTCTAAGTTCACAATCTTCATTTACTGCTATATTTGATGGTTTTAAATCTCTATGTATAATACCAGCtgaatgtatatattttagtgcacgtaaaatttgataaactAAAAATTGAACATGTTCGTCtgataatttttgaatttttaatatgtctGATAAATCAGCTCCCATAAGTGATGTAACTAGATAACTAAAAATGGgtacattataatattttatatttacatacatatcattaaatttactAAATGTTGGTGTTGAAGTAAATACATCATGTAAACTAATAACATTTTCATGATTCATTAATCTTAATAATCTTAATTCTCTATGAGTTCTATTAGCATGTATAGGACTATCAAATGGtcttgtaattttttttattgcatatttttcttttgttataGTACATTCAGTAGaactaaaaaatttcataatatttatattactattaatatCCTACCATACACAGCCATATGCACCTGTACcaattaatgttaaattttgataattttttggAATATTCCATGTTGTTCTTCCTAATTCAGTTTGATAATAACCaggttttaataaatttgtagaatctgtcattttaaatataaaataaatttataaactaaaatactaataatttaaatttctaataattatattaaaaatattttacacatagaatgtaaaaataaattttaaaaagtataataatattttaattattatataatatttttactttaaagaatattatacattaaaaaaaatctaaatcttttatatcaaaaataagttgaaaaatataatgtatgtgtactaaaaacaaatataatgaAGACCCGAGTACACATttacaaagaaaaaaatatttatatagcGATAATGAATAATGATATCATGCTTATCAAAGAAACAATTAGAATTCGTTATATATTTAGCATCATTTCATGAGTTATTAaagtgaaataaaaatatatcatataacataaaaataatgatgacAACTCTCATTTTACAacattttctatttttatttagaaaaataagaGTAAAAgatttgtataaatatatatatatatatatatatataacagaAACAACCTAATGATAAATATGACTAGACATAAAGTAAAAGGGAAtgaatattttctaattatatatataatattattacgtaaaacttttttttatctattatataacaaatattaataattttccttaaaaaatggataaaataattgataataaataattttttttattctattattattaacaaatagtgtataaataaatttatttattaataacttagtcaaaaattttaaccgtagatgtataatatatactAAGGCTTTCCAGTTTGAAAGATGTTCATTAGTATTGACAATCGATTactatacaaaattttaattatttatccactaaatttttctaaaagattaagaaatataaaattaaacttttattttacaacaatttaaaacgactttctattttaaaataaattatgtaaatGTAAAGTGtattataaacatataaaatatctttaacaattcacatacattaaaaaaatattaaaaagatatttttaaaattgttttagaaatttctttttcaaaatttgttttattttaataaccaAAACAATTTACCGATAAAATtgtattgttttaaatttattgaaaatataaaaaaaaaaaaattttttttaaataatatatattacacATGACATgatataactttattaagtataaaatattgcAAATTTCtctatatttaatattccacattataaattatttttattacttatctaaaaaattttttttcaaaaaaaaaaattgtataaatatgGTTAAAATTGACCactttctttttctttatttcttCTTCCTGAAAATGCATCTCTAAATGGAGTACCTATACTTTTTGATCTTTTCTGAGAatcaattgataaattaGATCGTTTTCTTGATACTAATGGAGTTCTAATATTTGATGTATTACTTTGACTTGTTTCATCACTTCCAACAGCAAatctaatttaaaaaatatatatataaaaaatataataaaaattatttaattataccTTGTTAATGAAATTGCACGTAATGTTGTATATGGTGATGCCATAAATGGTGTATTTTGTCTTCcatgtaaaaataatgttgaaTATCCTGGCATTACAGGtggatataattttaattcagATCTTGCATTAAGGAATGATGAACGTGCATAACGATTTTCAAGAACAGGATAAGCTGGTGGTGGTAATGGTTGATAGggatttttttcatatataccATTATGGTGTggaaaatgttttattaaaacagtCGTATTTGCTGGttgatttttatgataataatgacgaaatttttcatttaaaaatgttgatGTTACTAATGATGCTATACAAcctattaatattaataaacaaCTTATTACAAATAGTATAGGACCAGCTATTTGTATAGGAGGAAAAAATTGAACTTTTTCTGGTGGCCATGTCCAAAATGGTGAATCATGCATAACAAAATAACccaaatatatcattattaatgaacctattaaaaaaaaaattccaaAAGACCATAAACAAACAACATATGATGAACctctaaatttatttgtacgATAAGGAAAAAAACCAAATTGTGCAGGATATAATACATCCCATCCTTTgggataataataaaaaaatggatcTCTTTGCGCCATTGGTCCAAAATGTAAAACTCTTTGATTTCCTGTCCATAATGATGGATCTATTTCATCTGGTCCTGCTTGAACCatttcatcttttttatGCATATTTTGCATTAATCGatctaaaaaaagttttatttataatattttttaccttACTATGTgttcttctttttcttttaactgTATGATGCTCCGATTTTTGTCCAAATAGTAGGTGAGTTCTAACTCTATCACTTGATCCTGGATTACCACCACCagattttttactttttccACCCATCTGTAAAAAGATGatttatagtaaaaagaatcaaaactaaaataatattataattaaaaacataattttaaaatgtgtTTATGATAACTTTAATTGTgcaaattaataaaaaaaataattttaatatacttacCATTACcatctttaaaatatgtctttaatatatatatatatatattaattttatttaatttatttgttttctCCTTAATCTTTTTAGATTTATATTGACGctatatagaaaaattatgaataGAATTGAAATTTATTGTTAGGAAACATATCATTaggataaatatatattatctgTGATTTTATAATGCCgtgttaaatattatattataagaaGTTAAAGATAACACCAATATAACAAAATCGATCAAAAGCCAAATAgttaataaaactaaaaagaAGTTAGctgattaataatttttcagaataaatatgtttatatgatataatataaagagtatatatacattaaaatttattattaattcaaaaacatatgtttgtaaataaaaaaaaatgttgtttttttatttattaaacatcaataatcttataaatttttatttttattaaattaaatattatttttaattaaagaaatattttcttggtattaatagtaattatcatttttttaatttattgaaatttattactaatttttaatgCTATCATTTGtcaatttctttattattaaaaccaaatgataattttactatgtataataaatttaattatgataatttattaaataacatctttaaaaaatttgacatttgattaatcattatattcttttaacgAAAACCTGTGGAGTATTCAGTACAGTATTTGTATGTTTGTTGTCAAAAATAGTACAAAATTTACCTGTAAATATCtgaaattttatgttaaaactattaaataatactttttttaaatttttcttttttaaatttttttaaattagatcttttttgttaaatattttattttttttatacttttatcaatgataaatatatatatatatattataattattaatagagTTACACTATATATTCTTCCTTTCATTCTTTcattcaataaataatacatttcttttatcaaagaaaaaaaaatttttttttttaatattataatatttgaaacagttttttttaattatcaatttaacttataataattatttgtttttataaaaaagatgacatatataatatatatactttattattaacctgtttgaaatatcaaatataatacagttgttataaattatatatatatattcactataatttatagaatatatttatatttatataaatgagGTATAAACTGTTATTTTATcactaatttatttaaaaatgcatatatatataattatttttaaatatattattatttttttgttatttagaaaaatttaaaaaatcataatattattttataaatttgtttaacaaaatatataaagtaaatatGTGACGatgacaaaaaataattattaataacaatacaattcacttttttattaatatttttatttttccataatttataaagtatttttttttgtaatttattatagaaaTGGCATTATTTGGTACATTTGATCCGGAGATGTTAAAAATGCCGTTAggttttataaaagttttacaaCTACCTTTTGCTTTGATAGCATTCACAACAATGGATGGATGGGGATTCTTATTAGaatataaatgtaatgaTGGTTCTATTCAAAAAGCTATTATTGATAGATTTTCTTTGTCATCAATTATTTTACCAATGTGTAATGGTACAAAAACTAATCTTTGGGAACACTCATTTGGTGGAACGGCATTATTTTTTGGTTTgatttcattattttcaataatatttatagcattactactttttatttatctatttaatCTTGAATTATATGCTACTGATAATCGTTTACCACATGCTGATTGTATCACCACAGGTGTTTTGGGAATTTGTTGGGTTCTCGTCGCAATAAGCTGGTGGTCTGCAACTTCAAAAGTCTTAGAAGATACAActaatgaaaatattcttaaacTGCTTAAtgaaaaacatttttgtGGAGAAAAAGAATGTATAAGCGGATCATATTCTCATAGTTCTACATTAACAATTTCTGTGgtaagtaaaataaaatagtattaatatttgtattaatttacaaattttaatcatattaatattatataacttttcttttttcagcTTGCAGCATGGGGATGtgctattttatttttttcaaatatttggTTTACATACAAAGAAACTGATTGGTTTAAAAATCGTCAACCATTTCCAGAACCACAAATGAcaatttaatcttttttttttatatttacatagtgtaataaaattataaatctcccaaaaattttttcaagatTGCTgtataaaattgatataaatctatattcatttttaatttttatcttaatataataatagttaattattttaaacctatatatatatatctatatatatatatatatatatcaaaaatttaaaataacctattaactaatattaaaaataaaaatgaatacttcaataaaaaaattgaagtgttacatttataatttgaGGATGAATTGttgttattaaatatgttGTTAAATAACTGTTTagcatatttaaatattaaaaaatttggtaTTCTATCATTGTTATTATACTTCccttcttttaatatttctttactTTCATTCATCTTATTATATGTATTTGTTGGTAATTGATGAGATAAATTATGTTCTATTTTCGTTTTACTTACATTAATCTTATTTTCAaccaaaattttatttgtcgTTAGAGGAAGTTCAATGGTGCAAGAAGAACAATTACATTGcttcattaatttttgtgtGCAATATTGAGATTGAACTTGGCGCATAACTTCAACAGCCTTTTTATTTGTGACAATATTactgatattttttaaatctatatCCCAAATTGAAAGGCACCTAACTGCTGATTGAACTTTTGTACTGTAttcaaaaatgtttaaacaatatataacACCTTCAGGATTAATATCTTGGCATTCATATGTATTATCTTGACATTCAGGAACTATTGGCCGAACATCAAGACAATAAGTacatttctaaaaaaattattatattataaaaaaaaataagatgataaatataaataataccTTATTTTCTGATTTTGGGCGAAAAATTACGGCTGTagaaattaaacaaaaaatagcACACTCCAATGGAGATCCTAtcattatgtaaaaaataaatatttgattttaaatctttttaaataataattattttctaaataaatataaaatatatcaaaatgttagtatatatatttaaaatttaaaaataataaatgtattaaaggactattttaataatttaacaataataaaagaaagatctaatatgtataaaatgtttttttttttaaattcttatatataaatatatacatatatggatgactaaaaatgaatatttaagtATTGTTAGTGACAAGTGCttttcaatttaaataaGTTAGTCTTATGATTCGCATGAacttataaaagttatatattttgaagtATGAACAACAAAAACCATATGGTATTTAAAATCTCAAGAGAGATATACATtacaataaaagaaaaatatcttttgatGATTTTATTGAAGCATATCTAAGAATcagtatataaaatatttaatatatggtaatatctttttttgataaatcataataaattattgaaaattttaactcatttttactataaatttaacatgaaaaaaaaaataaatattttccttttaacgttcctaaatatatatacagtataataaaaagatattttaactttatgcTGTtgtcataaattttattgcatgattgaaatattagatataatataaaaatggaaTATTAAATCAgccatttttaataaatcatttatattataaaaggaataaaaaaaacaaaattataaatactacatttttattatagtatatattaatgttagATTCACCTATCTgcatatattaaatattttttcaccataaaataaaaataattaaaaagatttttataaaaatagagatagaacaattttataataactttgttactttaaatatttttaaatttaaataaataataaaaaaaaaaattggagcaaataaattagttagaaaatttaaattttatataaaaagagtATTTTAATTATCCTTCAATCAACATTTAAATCTATGTATAAAgcacttttaataaatgattattGTTCTGGAAATTTGATTagataataaagaaatagttatataaacttaacagctttattagaaataattttcattgacttgtaaaatttatatatatatatctaatttATACTCATTTTCacattatttaaactttttctGTTTCCTAATtgatcaatttaaaaaagacaTAAATTTCCTCATCTAAAATagttattctaaaaaaaaaagtatatataattaaatatgcTATATATCAAAAACTATTAACTGTATTATAAGATTTTtagtatattaaataaaaaattttttaaaagatgtaCAACTATTTTagactaaaaataattgtataaataatatagtaAATTCATTTCAATATAACAAAagtaatacttttaaaatgtatcatttttatttctatataaatgtattagCCTAATAGTGGcagaagaaaaattaaaaaaaaagatattatttttaacgtCTTCTAGTTCCATCTTCAAAGAAAACTCCACCATCAATAGCACAATATTTTGGACAAATTCCTTTTTCACCTGGACTTCCTGGTTCTCCTGGTTGTCCTGGAGTTCCTGGATTACCGTCTGATCCTGGTGAACCTGGTGGTCCTGGTGGTCCTTTTGGTCCAGCTGGTCCTGGAGCACCATCACTTCCTGGTTTTCCTGGACTTCCTGGACCTCCTGGAGGACCTGGTGGTCCTGGTGGTCCAGCTTCTCCTCCTTCAGAGTATTGTGATTCACCATCAGGTCCAGGTTGTCCTGGAGCACCTGGTTGTCCATCATTTCCTGGTGGTCCTGGAGGTCCTGGTGGTCCTGCAGTTCCTGGTTGACCATCTGGACCTGGGCTACCTGGTTCTCCTGGTGCACCTCCATCTCCTCCTGGTCCTGGTGGTCCTGGGGGTCCTGGTGGTCCTGGTGGACATGGTTGACATGGTGGTGGTGTAGCTGGTTCACATGGAGCTGCTGCAGCTTTACCTGGTGTTCCTGGAGCTCCTGGTGCACCTGGTTTACCTGGTTTACCAGGTTTTCCTGGTTTTCCTCCTGCACCTGGTGGTCCTGGTTTACAACAAGAATTGCATGATGTTTGAGGTTCTGAAGAAACGGCAGCAGATTGAGTATATCCTCCTCCAGATGGTGCACCTTCACCATATCCTGCAGCACGTGCAGTCCTATTTTGTGGTTGATAATTCTTGAGAGTATTTACTTCTGACCAGATATCTTTAGCTGTtgtctataaaaaaataataattattaaaactaaaaaaaaaacatactttACAGAATGCTATTTCAGAATTTATTGTtctttttacattatttacATAATTACTAACCATAGGAAGTGTAATACAAACACTAACAATGGCAACAACAGAAAAAGCGACAGCAGAATAAGCTACAAATCTGTATGCTTTTATCCTTGCGTCTAAATccatctttttaaaaatgtaaacgtatgaataataattaactaattttaaataaacctTTTTATACCAATTGAAATcagatacatttttttagattatgtttcttataatatctaacataatttttttaaccggttcattaaaaaaaaacatattttttatctttgcAATCAGTTTTTAATGAACTATGCTcttttcaacatttttttttaaaccggacctaaagattttttttttttaaatcatgttttgttttattaccattgataaatataaaacgTCATCTGGATACTATTTAAACAAgcaaattatatttttttacaagaatttttattagtaataCAATTAGTTTTTACATAATCcatcttattttatttattctttttgtttcatattttaaatttctttacataataacaaataaaaaaagtatgacGAAACAATGTATAAACGATATCATAATGAAACAGAAAATAACTATAAAACACTATGAAATTTTTAGCATTTAATTacatcatataaaaaaaaaataatagaattataaaaaaatacttgtTACTCTTAATTCACAggtttattatcaaaaaaaaatgtataaatttttcgtgacaaatgaaaaattatgacaatatttatttttcacaACTTTGTTCATCTGTTATAAATTGATATACATTTTTTGCAAACCATTTtggatattttatatgaacATCATGATAAGCTTGAGCATGAACCaatactttaaaatgttttaatctatctgttataatttttggaTCCATTATAAATCTATCTTGTCCaccatttattaataatactgGACATTGTAATTGAGGAAGAATATTATGAGATAAAAAAACACCACCAAGCATTTCATAAACTTCTGAAACTAAATCACATAATGATCCCCATTGTTCTCTAAGAAATTCTTCTGAGTAATGTTGTAGATATACTTCTCTTGAATTTGGAAGCCATTGATTTGTGTTACGCATTCCTTTAAAAACTGTTGCACCTCTTTGATCAACTTTAGTACTTGTAGCAATAAGAACTATATGTTTAACTAAATCTTTTCCTTGACCTCCAACATGAATAGCAGTTCTTCCACCTTCACTCCATCCAACAACATTAAATGGCTCTAATTTAAGAATTTTCATCAATTCGAGACAATATTTTGCATCTAATTGACATCTATTGATTGATTGTTTTCTATCTGGAGGTCTACTTGTTCCATAACCTGGTGGATCAATACAAACAATAGTTACATAGTTTGGATCAAAATgacttaataaaaaatcagGATAATCCTTTTTGTAACatcctataaaaaaatataattaaaaatgttaaaaaattttttttatttatttaccaACACCACCAggaatcattaaaatattagttgGTCCTGATCCATATTTACAAAAACCTATTTTACAATCAAGGATTTGTAAAACATCTTCAACTATATCTAATGACATTTTTCTCTATcaaattataacaataaaatattatctattgtattatttaaaatattgataaactttaaaacaaaataagtttctaaagttatattaaaattgttttgtcAATTGTAAACAGTATTACCTGAATAATGATATGATGTCTGGTCAAGGACGGAAaacctaaaaataatttattttaactaaatttagaaaaaaataaagaaaaaaaaatgaaaatactttggtgtaacaaaaattactttattatttataattatttatttaatgaaaataaaaaatagtaaaactatatgataactaaaaatttcatcgtcttaataacattttatagtctctttatttaataaaaaaaaaaatagatatcagtagaaagattaataatattattacaaaaaaactTTGTATGATAGTTAAGTATAATTCAAGGACAACCATAAAAGATtgaaaaaatacaatatatatacagATAAGAcccattaaaatatttaataatattgataaaaataagtatgCCCATGTCTCCGTCAAATTTCCTCTTTTAGCCCAtgaatgttttattatttcaagaGGTAAAATTTCCAAAATTAATAATCCTTCAATcactttaatatatattggatatgtataaattgaaactttaaataaaagatattattatactagtttttaattttaatttacctttatatataaaaattgaaaacattattataaaataaattaacgAATAGTTAAATGTTACCTTTAAGGTAATTTGTAAAGCTAAACTTGatttctagaaaaaaaaaaaaagtattagtttaattaacttaataaaaataaacataccATTTGAGACATAAtcatttttgaaaaatacttaaaatataaaaataaactttattttaaaattaaacaattttgttagaattaatatcttattatatttttatatctctatGGTAACCATGGTCTTTCATCATTTACCAGCTTAAAAACataaatgaatttttgatttaaaattaaatgattgataaattattttaaataaatattataatttcaaaaaaataaatattataattaataaattatcatttaaattttaatgcatattttataaatatcaatataattatcaatttttaaatttttcttttatatattaaacaattaatacaaaagacatatttaaaataacattcaTTTTACactcttttaaattttaaaacatcttTAAAGAAAAGATTGTTTACTAacatcaaatatttataattgcaacatttattaatcatTTGAAAGTAAGATTAATCAGTTAAATATGTAAACTTTATCTACCaataactaaatttttatacttctAATATAAATCAGTGTATCATTGATGAAAGACGATTGAAAAGATAGACTacacatttttatttaaatttctattttaataatattatcatttttaaatttttatatatcattttaccttaatattataatttatacattacattttttgataaaaagtttaaaatattaaaaaaataaaaaatttatgttcaaatatttttttaaattatattattaatacaaatGCTTGcactttatatttatcttattattattacacaATATAGtggatttttttttgtacaattatcaaattatattttaaaaagtagttgccttgaaaatattgaagaagaatataataattattatgaagagattgatgataaattttttgaatatatatatatttgaattgttatgaattgtataatttaccaattaaattattttccagtacattttttattgtttgaATTGCAATAATGTGTGAAGGAATATGTAATATAACTGATGTAATGTCCtgaaatttagaaaaataaaaaagaaagttagttattttttaaaattttatatatatatcttattttttttattggaagaaaaaattaagttataacaaaaaaaaaatggtataaTGTTTACCTTTCCagcatattttaaaagtgcTTTACCACCAGGATGATGAGgataaaaattagttatatCATAAAcctgtaattttttttttttattgtaaaagttattattttcaataaagataaattaattttattatttacttaCATTTCCTTCATAAATTATCCATAAACAATCAGTTGTGTTTTTTTGTGAAACATCAGAAACAGTATAtgtattcatttttattatatatatatattaaataaaaagtagattttaaaattgtaaataaaattttttttttatatttaaatcatttatatatatatatgtatattaattataaacagttattttagataaatttaagtatttaattattaatgtaattttacacaaaaaatattttctttatgcCATCAATGCACGCaatttcttataatttttcattttgtattaaatcttttaaaattgttttatgaCATATGTAATATAAGTAAAAGTAACACCTGGtgtattaaatatatcttttaataaaacacttatttttattatatatataaagtaatatgcctttatataaattataagtaGTGACCTTTATGcataaacaattaaattcattatattttcatttagaaattattaaacttGATATGTTCTTAGATTATgctaataatatatatcttaatGTTATTGTTATATTGTTACTAATATAATTGGGCTTAATTTTATCCAAAAAGAATGATGTTTCcgttttattattgtatgGGAAACCCTTTTCCGTCCATAATTGTATATAACAGATGAcctatatatatgtatatatatatatatttatagtaaGCATACAAACTACTTTTAACACCAGGTTGTCccagaaatttttaatatgtatatatataataacatgaatttattatattcttttaaactaattaaaataaaattttttacttctaTTTGTAATACTTTTACTTTTTCCctttactatatatatatatatttataaataatatttatattatcaatgaTTCATGAATAATTTACTTGTTTTCTCTTACAACTAATACATCGATAACCCATCAATACTATAAACCACCACGTGATTATTGTCTGTTAAcagttaaaaatttcaaaatatttgaaatgaaagatttttttaaaattataaaaacaattgaaACATATAgcttttatcataatatttagaaaattaaaaccaatttaatgataaaaagttttcataaatatttacaatgtttttcaataacatttcattttacattcaatattataacgttatatttttttaatatattatttaaaagaacaaaaatcttttgtctcaatatatattctttgtTTTCTTG
This genomic window contains:
- a CDS encoding Collagen alpha-5(IV) chain gives rise to the protein MDLDARIKAYRFVAYSAVAFSVVAIVSVCITLPMVSNYVNNVKRTINSEIAFCKTTAKDIWSEVNTLKNYQPQNRTARAAGYGEGAPSGGGYTQSAAVSSEPQTSCNSCCKPGPPGAGGKPGKPGKPGKPGAPGAPGTPGKAAAAPCEPATPPPCQPCPPGPPGPPGPPGPGGDGGAPGEPGSPGPDGQPGTAGPPGPPGPPGNDGQPGAPGQPGPDGESQYSEGGEAGPPGPPGPPGGPGSPGKPGSDGAPGPAGPKGPPGPPGSPGSDGNPGTPGQPGEPGSPGEKGICPKYCAIDGGVFFEDGTRRR
- a CDS encoding Marvel domain-containing protein, translating into MALFGTFDPEMLKMPLGFIKVLQLPFALIAFTTMDGWGFLLEYKCNDGSIQKAIIDRFSLSSIILPMCNGTKTNLWEHSFGGTALFFGLISLFSIIFIALLLFIYLFNLELYATDNRLPHADCITTGVLGICWVLVAISWWSATSKVLEDTTNENILKLLNEKHFCGEKECISGSYSHSSTLTISVLAAWGCAILFFSNIWFTYKETDWFKNRQPFPEPQMTI
- a CDS encoding Valacyclovir hydrolase, with the protein product MSLDIVEDVLQILDCKIGFCKYGSGPTNILMIPGGVGCYKKDYPDFLLSHFDPNYVTIVCIDPPGYGTSRPPDRKQSINRCQLDAKYCLELMKILKLEPFNVVGWSEGGRTAIHVGGQGKDLVKHIVLIATSTKVDQRGATVFKGMRNTNQWLPNSREVYLQHYSEEFLREQWGSLCDLVSEVYEMLGGVFLSHNILPQLQCPVLLINGGQDRFIMDPKIITDRLKHFKVLVHAQAYHDVHIKYPKWFAKNVYQFITDEQSCEK
- a CDS encoding Cytochrome b5-like heme/steroid binding domain-containing protein → MNTYTVSDVSQKNTTDCLWIIYEGNVYDITNFYPHHPGGKALLKYAGKDITSVILHIPSHIIAIQTIKNVLENNLIGKLYNS